From Paenibacillus graminis, a single genomic window includes:
- a CDS encoding BrxA/BrxB family bacilliredoxin — translation MSMSFNQYMKDSIQPMRDDLTSIGFKELLTPEEVEAVLPDSKGTTLVVVNSVCGCAAGQCRPGVAQALQNEILPDHLYTVFAGQEKEATAKAREYFAPYPPSSPSIALMKDGELVHFIERHGVEDRSAAEIAAELKDVFNRLCQ, via the coding sequence ATGTCCATGTCATTTAATCAATATATGAAGGATTCCATCCAGCCAATGCGCGATGATCTGACAAGCATCGGATTTAAGGAGCTGTTGACTCCTGAAGAGGTAGAAGCAGTTCTTCCTGACTCCAAAGGAACAACGCTTGTTGTTGTGAATTCGGTCTGCGGCTGTGCAGCCGGTCAATGCCGTCCGGGTGTGGCCCAGGCGCTGCAGAATGAGATTTTACCGGATCACCTGTACACTGTATTTGCCGGTCAAGAGAAAGAAGCTACAGCCAAAGCGCGTGAGTACTTTGCACCGTATCCGCCTTCTTCGCCTTCGATCGCGCTGATGAAGGATGGAGAGCTTGTTCACTTCATCGAACGTCATGGGGTTGAAGACCGTTCAGCTGCCGAAATCGCGGCTGAGCTGAAAGATGTATTCAACCGCCTGTGCCAATAA
- a CDS encoding GNAT family N-acetyltransferase, with protein MYVSGGVIPDLPGKKVQLRPLEAGHAAALYSVWSHPQVNRWLAAPLLSSPQEAEQLIALLLQMSCEEESLRWSIIGPEGSVIGSCGYNSWQLQGAYRGEIGCELLPGYWGLGYMREALELMLDYGFAVMGLNRIEAFCHPDNIRAQRLFQSLGFQREGLLREYRHTEAGFQDVVLYALLRAPR; from the coding sequence GTGTATGTATCTGGTGGAGTAATTCCAGACCTGCCGGGAAAAAAGGTACAACTGCGTCCGCTGGAAGCGGGGCATGCGGCTGCACTGTACTCCGTCTGGTCCCATCCGCAGGTTAACCGCTGGCTGGCTGCGCCGCTGCTGTCTTCACCGCAGGAAGCTGAACAGCTGATCGCCCTTCTCCTGCAAATGTCCTGTGAGGAAGAAAGCCTGCGCTGGAGCATCATCGGGCCTGAAGGGTCCGTAATCGGCAGCTGCGGCTATAACAGCTGGCAGCTGCAGGGTGCTTACCGGGGGGAAATCGGCTGCGAGCTTCTGCCCGGTTACTGGGGGCTGGGATATATGCGGGAGGCCCTGGAACTGATGCTGGACTATGGCTTCGCCGTGATGGGCCTCAACCGGATCGAAGCATTCTGCCACCCGGACAACATCCGGGCGCAGCGGCTGTTTCAGTCGCTCGGGTTTCAGCGGGAAGGGCTGCTGCGTGAATACCGGCATACGGAAGCCGGATTCCAGGATGTTGTTCTGTATGCACTGCTGCGTGCCCCCAGATGA
- a CDS encoding GAF domain-containing protein: protein MFQAMPYDGTRSERYESVLSQLGALMEGEPNAIANLANASALLKTSLPDTNWAGFYLFDGKELVLGPFQGLPACIRIPLGKGVCGTAASERRTLVVGDVHAFPGHIACDEASNSEIVVPLIQGDRLLGVLDIDSPIKHRFDDEERRFLERFAGMVAEVIC from the coding sequence ATGTTTCAAGCCATGCCCTATGACGGCACACGCAGCGAGCGGTACGAATCCGTTCTAAGCCAGCTCGGCGCACTGATGGAAGGCGAGCCGAATGCCATTGCCAATCTGGCCAACGCCTCCGCACTCCTAAAAACCTCTCTGCCGGATACCAATTGGGCCGGATTCTACTTATTTGACGGCAAGGAATTGGTGCTTGGGCCCTTCCAGGGCTTGCCCGCATGTATCCGCATCCCCCTGGGCAAGGGCGTATGCGGTACAGCCGCAAGCGAGCGCCGCACACTGGTCGTTGGCGATGTACATGCCTTCCCTGGACATATTGCCTGTGACGAAGCTTCCAATAGCGAAATCGTCGTCCCGCTGATCCAAGGCGACCGCCTGCTGGGTGTACTCGATATAGACAGCCCAATCAAGCACCGTTTCGATGATGAAGAACGGCGTTTCCTCGAAAGGTTCGCCGGAATGGTTGCCGAAGTTATCTGCTGA
- a CDS encoding ABC transporter permease, which produces MSRGAFAFPTAPKLFMRRLFSHFREQSAIIRTAADWTVLLYIIIPGGLLGGRFYYGFWNHELPAWTADLPFALILALLSILIANGGLVLLLQEGDLLFLRQRESWIRTIVLRGTVYSLAVTSLKMAAVYAILLPFIVRGYGISPPAAWALLVMTLACSWCVKLLGHIVKVQRQGFRRWLWLIPAVTVPCGIYIRTGLYWKDSPPLMLLVTAVFAAVTVWAIRYRLRLNGTFMNDVREDYKQRMRIAALLLRGVLDKPRPTRYKPWIFRKSQPLLKSRTPESRFTAAAIKALVRNPAHLKLYLSFTGVGLIAVFIVPSLLKWLIFTLLVALMAYWLSSFWLLFSGDDYIGILPFTKEQKAGAGSKTLPLLLLPFALLCSAVICVQLYGWLGLVLFIPVGGIAGYLIANMFSAFRFAR; this is translated from the coding sequence ATGAGCAGAGGGGCATTTGCTTTTCCTACTGCCCCGAAGCTGTTCATGCGGCGGCTGTTCTCCCACTTTCGCGAGCAATCCGCAATCATCCGCACGGCTGCGGATTGGACGGTGCTGCTGTATATCATTATCCCCGGGGGTCTGCTGGGCGGGCGGTTTTACTATGGCTTCTGGAACCATGAGTTACCCGCCTGGACCGCAGATTTGCCGTTTGCATTGATCCTCGCCCTGCTGTCTATTCTCATAGCCAACGGAGGGCTGGTTCTTCTGCTCCAGGAAGGGGATCTGCTGTTCCTCAGGCAGCGGGAGAGCTGGATCAGAACGATTGTGCTGCGGGGAACGGTCTACAGCCTGGCAGTTACATCTCTTAAGATGGCGGCCGTGTATGCCATTCTGCTGCCCTTCATCGTGCGGGGCTACGGCATCAGTCCGCCGGCGGCCTGGGCGCTGCTTGTTATGACGCTTGCCTGCAGCTGGTGCGTTAAGCTGCTCGGGCATATTGTGAAAGTCCAGCGCCAGGGCTTTCGCCGCTGGCTGTGGCTGATTCCTGCGGTAACCGTGCCCTGTGGCATTTACATCCGGACCGGATTGTACTGGAAAGACAGTCCTCCGCTGATGCTGCTTGTAACAGCAGTGTTTGCGGCTGTGACGGTCTGGGCCATCCGCTACCGCTTGCGGCTGAACGGCACCTTCATGAATGATGTGCGCGAAGACTACAAGCAGCGGATGAGAATCGCTGCGCTGCTGCTGCGCGGGGTGCTCGATAAACCGCGGCCTACACGCTACAAACCGTGGATTTTCCGCAAATCGCAGCCGTTGCTGAAGTCCAGGACACCAGAGAGCCGGTTCACAGCGGCGGCCATCAAGGCGTTGGTGCGGAACCCGGCTCATTTGAAGCTGTATCTGTCGTTTACCGGTGTGGGGCTGATAGCGGTGTTTATTGTTCCCTCCCTATTGAAGTGGCTGATCTTCACCCTGCTGGTCGCGTTAATGGCCTACTGGCTGTCTTCCTTCTGGCTGCTGTTCTCCGGGGATGACTACATCGGGATTTTACCGTTCACCAAAGAACAGAAGGCAGGGGCTGGCTCAAAGACGCTGCCGCTGCTGCTGCTGCCGTTCGCCCTGCTGTGCTCGGCAGTGATCTGTGTGCAGCTCTATGGCTGGCTGGGGCTGGTGCTGTTTATTCCTGTTGGCGGCATAGCCGGATACCTGATCGCTAATATGTTCAGTGCGTTCCGTTTTGCCAGATAA
- a CDS encoding MDR family MFS transporter — MISPGTKERKLILTGVLLATFLAAIEGTVTGPAGPAIVGDFQGMQWLSWIFTAYLLAMAVTTPIFGKLSDLMGRKPVFIGGVAVFLLGSLLCGVAQSMEQLIVFRGLQGIGAGALIPMTFTIIGDIYSIQERAKTQGLLSSVWGISSLVGPLLGGYVVDYLSWRWVFVFNLPFGLLSIVFISRFLKEEKIRRQAKLDLPGVLLFAAGMGALLFGLTTGGQNLPWTSPLLLFLLAASAAVLVIFWRVERRASEPMLPLGLFSIRNIAVSTAANLLVSTLIIGLTTYVPLWVQGVSGGSAALSGLLLAPMSVGWVLGSFAGGRMILRSGSRQTGVLGLSLIVLGAGGLVFMTAESPQLLLLSLMLACGVGFGYASIVFTIIAQSSVEHSQRGASTALNTFTRSLGQTVGVAIFGSWLNLNVKWQLDGAPGSPEAGTDINQLLHPQGESALSSEAWGSLKRALEGGLHSLFIVMAVFAVLSLLIAFGLRKGLPSLKEEPAALKEV; from the coding sequence TTGATATCACCAGGAACAAAAGAACGTAAGCTTATCTTGACCGGCGTTCTGCTGGCTACCTTTTTGGCAGCGATTGAAGGGACGGTTACCGGGCCCGCCGGACCGGCTATAGTGGGAGATTTTCAGGGGATGCAGTGGCTGAGCTGGATCTTTACCGCGTATTTGCTGGCTATGGCAGTGACAACGCCCATTTTCGGCAAGCTTAGTGACTTGATGGGCCGGAAGCCGGTGTTCATCGGCGGCGTTGCTGTATTTCTATTAGGCTCGCTGCTGTGCGGTGTGGCTCAGAGTATGGAGCAGCTGATTGTGTTTCGCGGTCTGCAGGGGATCGGAGCGGGTGCGCTGATTCCGATGACTTTTACCATTATAGGGGACATTTACAGCATTCAGGAACGGGCCAAAACCCAAGGGCTGCTTAGCTCTGTCTGGGGAATCTCTTCGCTGGTAGGCCCGCTGCTTGGCGGTTATGTTGTGGATTATTTGAGCTGGCGCTGGGTATTCGTGTTCAACCTGCCTTTTGGCCTGCTGTCCATTGTCTTCATCTCCCGTTTCCTGAAGGAAGAGAAAATACGGCGCCAGGCGAAGCTTGATCTGCCGGGCGTGCTGCTGTTCGCAGCGGGGATGGGCGCACTTCTCTTCGGACTGACGACCGGGGGCCAGAACCTGCCGTGGACGTCTCCACTGCTGCTGTTCCTGTTAGCTGCTTCCGCCGCGGTATTGGTCATCTTCTGGAGGGTGGAGCGCCGTGCATCTGAGCCGATGCTGCCGCTCGGGCTATTTTCCATCCGTAATATTGCTGTTTCAACCGCTGCTAATCTGCTTGTCAGCACGTTGATTATCGGATTAACCACCTATGTGCCGCTGTGGGTGCAGGGAGTGTCCGGCGGGAGTGCAGCCCTGTCGGGTCTGCTGCTGGCTCCGATGTCGGTAGGCTGGGTGCTTGGCTCTTTCGCTGGCGGGAGAATGATTCTGCGCTCCGGTTCCCGTCAGACAGGCGTGCTGGGCCTTTCATTAATTGTACTGGGAGCCGGCGGCCTGGTATTTATGACAGCGGAATCCCCGCAGCTGCTGCTCCTCAGCCTGATGCTGGCCTGTGGCGTGGGTTTCGGTTATGCCTCTATCGTGTTCACCATTATTGCCCAGTCTTCCGTTGAGCATAGCCAGCGCGGTGCCTCTACAGCGCTGAATACCTTTACCCGTTCACTTGGACAGACGGTGGGGGTAGCGATTTTTGGCTCCTGGCTGAATTTGAATGTGAAGTGGCAGCTGGATGGGGCGCCAGGCTCTCCTGAAGCTGGCACCGATATCAATCAGCTGCTTCATCCACAGGGGGAGAGCGCACTTTCAAGTGAAGCCTGGGGCAGCCTGAAAAGGGCGCTGGAAGGCGGTTTGCATTCGCTTTTCATAGTGATGGCAGTGTTCGCTGTCTTGTCGCTGCTGATTGCCTTTGGACTACGCAAAGGCTTGCCTTCATTGAAGGAGGAGCCTGCCGCTCTGAAGGAAGTTTAA
- a CDS encoding MarR family winged helix-turn-helix transcriptional regulator, whose translation MIQSYERDTQLTLHLYRVFAKSFKSINEHAVTGSKIEGFNPTAFAVMEVLYYKGPQPIQQIGAKLLLQSGNVTYVIDKLEERGYLQRKPCPSDRRVIFAELTSEGERLMNEMYPKYSERLHLAFSGLSDEEKEQMITLLKKMGLQAEKLSPLPRK comes from the coding sequence ATGATACAGTCCTATGAACGCGACACTCAACTGACACTGCATTTGTACCGGGTTTTTGCCAAGTCTTTCAAGAGCATTAACGAGCATGCCGTAACCGGAAGCAAGATTGAAGGCTTCAATCCTACAGCCTTCGCTGTCATGGAAGTCCTCTACTACAAGGGGCCTCAGCCTATCCAGCAGATCGGTGCCAAGCTGCTGCTCCAGAGCGGCAACGTTACGTACGTGATCGATAAGCTGGAAGAACGCGGCTATCTGCAGCGCAAACCCTGTCCAAGCGACCGGCGGGTGATCTTTGCCGAGTTAACCTCAGAAGGCGAACGTCTAATGAACGAAATGTATCCGAAATATTCCGAACGGCTGCATCTGGCATTTAGCGGACTCAGCGATGAAGAGAAGGAACAGATGATTACCCTGCTTAAGAAGATGGGCCTGCAGGCAGAGAAACTCTCCCCGCTGCCCCGCAAGTAG
- a CDS encoding two-component system sensor histidine kinase NtrB, whose protein sequence is MVLSTTLFGEIYLNLAIIPAYIGILYASFRSGISLAVFFILCTVLFSEPPGLSNLVLNTGVLLYPLLFGMAKPFKSEKVMGKIFILWGVLFPSMMFIVLAPKMYGPSLYDTSSKEMAVALFYLLVPVILGGSLLYFIETAWDRLQTREKMKGISEKFERESEKLQQITNVVPVSIMLLDDMGYVTELNDCMLNLFRQHEPDITRESIVGRQAERLLRQEINGEALKRMRDSGFGKQRYNEKVQYDSRTYNVFSAPLQQGLGGGSAGRVLIVQDLTESEKFRSELDNVERLTLVGQMAAGITHEIRNPMAVVRGFLQLMREKSPGEMDSYYQIVIEELDRANDIINDFLSLAQSRISDKEPVQLHLIIKELAPLLWADANLRGQSVELRLCPSLPLLQLNPREIKQLILNLARNGMEAMEPKGELLLETHFTENKVELIIQDTGSGIPQSQLEKLFVPFYTTKNQGTGLGLPLCLSIAERHHGSIRVESQEGKGTAFIVSFPYGQEDRQQAAATKEHPDIPSRL, encoded by the coding sequence ATGGTTCTGTCCACAACCCTGTTTGGTGAAATCTATCTGAATTTAGCAATTATACCCGCTTATATCGGCATCCTGTATGCCAGCTTCCGTTCGGGGATCAGCTTGGCCGTTTTTTTTATACTGTGCACTGTATTATTCTCGGAGCCTCCCGGCCTCAGCAATCTGGTGCTGAACACAGGCGTGCTGCTGTATCCGCTGCTGTTTGGCATGGCGAAGCCCTTTAAGAGCGAAAAAGTTATGGGCAAAATCTTCATCCTCTGGGGTGTTCTGTTCCCCAGCATGATGTTTATTGTCCTTGCGCCAAAAATGTATGGCCCCAGCCTGTACGATACTTCGTCCAAAGAAATGGCAGTGGCATTATTCTACCTGCTTGTTCCGGTTATCTTGGGAGGCAGCTTGTTATACTTTATCGAAACCGCCTGGGACAGGCTGCAGACGCGGGAGAAAATGAAAGGGATTTCTGAGAAATTCGAACGGGAATCGGAGAAGCTGCAGCAGATCACCAATGTCGTACCTGTCAGTATTATGCTGCTTGATGATATGGGGTATGTAACGGAGCTTAATGATTGTATGCTGAACCTTTTCCGGCAGCATGAGCCGGACATTACAAGAGAGTCTATTGTAGGCCGGCAGGCCGAACGGCTGCTCCGCCAAGAGATTAACGGGGAGGCTCTAAAGCGTATGAGAGATAGCGGATTCGGCAAACAACGGTATAACGAGAAAGTACAATATGACTCCAGAACCTACAATGTATTCTCTGCGCCTCTGCAGCAAGGATTGGGAGGAGGATCAGCCGGCCGGGTTTTGATTGTCCAGGACCTTACCGAGTCAGAGAAGTTCCGCAGCGAACTGGACAATGTGGAGCGGCTAACCCTGGTCGGGCAGATGGCAGCGGGAATTACACATGAAATTCGCAATCCTATGGCCGTGGTACGCGGATTTCTGCAGCTTATGCGGGAGAAGAGCCCCGGGGAAATGGACTCATACTATCAGATTGTCATAGAGGAACTGGACCGGGCCAACGATATTATTAATGACTTTCTCTCCCTTGCGCAGAGCCGGATTTCTGACAAGGAGCCTGTTCAGCTGCATCTTATTATAAAAGAACTCGCCCCGCTTCTCTGGGCCGACGCCAACCTCCGCGGCCAAAGCGTGGAGCTGAGATTATGTCCATCCCTTCCGCTGCTTCAGCTCAACCCCAGGGAAATCAAGCAGCTGATCCTTAATCTGGCCCGAAACGGGATGGAAGCGATGGAGCCTAAAGGGGAGCTGCTTCTGGAGACGCATTTTACCGAGAATAAGGTGGAGCTGATTATACAGGATACAGGCAGCGGTATTCCGCAGAGTCAGCTGGAGAAGCTGTTTGTACCTTTTTACACCACAAAAAACCAAGGTACAGGCCTGGGCCTTCCGCTGTGCCTAAGCATTGCCGAGCGGCATCATGGCAGCATCAGAGTGGAATCCCAGGAGGGGAAAGGTACGGCGTTTATCGTTTCTTTTCCTTATGGGCAGGAGGATAGGCAGCAGGCTGCCGCCACCAAGGAGCACCCGGATATTCCCTCACGGTTATAG
- a CDS encoding glycogen/starch/alpha-glucan phosphorylase, whose protein sequence is MFNDKETFKEVFRKTLIGKLGKPLEEASNADIFNILGNMIREDAGKNWAETNQKFKADKDKQVYYFSMEFLIGRLLGNNLLNMGVLEVVRDGLAELGFSLRDVEEEEADAGLGNGGLGRLAACFLDSLASLQYAGHGCGIRYKYGLFEQKIVDGYQVELPDYWLQNDNVWEVRREDKQVEVRFWGHVETGEENGELVFEHKDYEAVRAVPYDVPVIGADRRHVNTLRNWSAESITQPSRMFGSLAGSDYHKFLEYKRSVESISEFLYPDDSQYEGKLLRLKQQYFLCSAGLQSILRTYSKTGLGIESLPDKVALHINDTHPTLVIPELMRILMDVHGLGWDQAWSMTTRMVSYTNHTILSEALEKWPIGMVRELLPRIFLIIEEINARFCGELMSKYPGDQNRINQMAIIHDDQVRMAHLAIVASHSVNGVAALHTEILQKREMRLFNEMYPHRFNNKTNGITHRRWLLHANPELAGLINESIGTRWVHHPQEMIGLIKYSEDASFQQQVAGIKRRNKQRLADYIFSKHGIQVDPDSIFDVQVKRLHAYKRQLLNVLHIMHLYNQLKDNPSMDMVPRTFIFGAKAAPSYHLAKRIIKLINTVADVVNKDPEIKGKIRIFFLENYSVSLAEKIIPAADVSEQISTASKEASGTGNMKFMMNGALTIGTMDGANVEMHEMVGDNNMFLFGLRAEQVMDYYQYGGYHARDIYNGDGRVKEVLDQLVTPGPICCNTQEFDTLYQSLIDNNDEFFVLKDFASYVETHVNIDLAYRNQKEWLKKSIINIGHSGKFSSDNTIARYASEIWNISPVQL, encoded by the coding sequence TTAATATGGGTGTGCTTGAGGTTGTGCGTGACGGACTGGCGGAGCTGGGGTTCTCCCTCCGGGACGTGGAAGAGGAGGAAGCAGACGCGGGGCTTGGCAACGGCGGTCTGGGCCGTCTGGCTGCCTGCTTCCTGGATTCACTGGCTTCCTTGCAATATGCAGGGCACGGCTGTGGCATACGTTATAAGTATGGCCTCTTCGAGCAGAAAATCGTTGACGGGTATCAGGTGGAACTGCCCGATTACTGGCTGCAGAATGATAACGTATGGGAAGTAAGACGGGAAGACAAGCAGGTGGAGGTGCGGTTCTGGGGGCATGTCGAGACGGGCGAAGAGAACGGTGAGCTGGTCTTCGAACACAAAGACTATGAAGCTGTGCGTGCCGTTCCTTATGATGTTCCGGTCATCGGAGCAGACCGCAGACATGTGAATACCCTGCGCAACTGGAGCGCAGAGTCCATTACCCAGCCTTCGCGGATGTTTGGCTCCCTGGCTGGAAGTGACTACCACAAGTTTCTGGAATACAAGCGTTCGGTGGAATCGATCTCGGAGTTCCTCTATCCGGACGATTCGCAGTATGAAGGCAAGCTGCTCCGCTTGAAGCAGCAGTACTTCCTGTGCAGCGCCGGACTGCAGAGCATTCTGCGGACCTACAGCAAGACGGGGCTTGGCATTGAATCACTGCCGGACAAAGTGGCTCTGCATATCAATGACACGCATCCTACGCTGGTCATTCCGGAGCTGATGCGCATACTGATGGATGTGCACGGGCTCGGCTGGGATCAGGCCTGGAGCATGACCACACGGATGGTCTCCTACACCAACCACACCATTCTCAGCGAAGCGCTGGAGAAATGGCCGATTGGCATGGTGCGGGAGCTGCTGCCGCGCATCTTCCTCATTATTGAGGAGATCAACGCCCGCTTCTGCGGTGAGCTGATGAGCAAATATCCGGGGGATCAGAACCGGATTAACCAAATGGCGATCATTCATGATGACCAGGTGCGCATGGCCCATCTGGCGATCGTAGCCAGCCATAGTGTGAATGGTGTGGCTGCGCTGCATACGGAAATTCTGCAGAAGCGCGAAATGCGCCTTTTCAATGAGATGTACCCGCACCGCTTCAACAACAAAACGAACGGCATCACCCACCGGCGGTGGCTGCTTCATGCCAACCCTGAGCTGGCCGGACTGATCAATGAATCCATCGGCACACGCTGGGTTCATCATCCGCAGGAGATGATCGGCCTGATCAAATACAGCGAGGATGCTTCCTTCCAGCAGCAGGTGGCTGGCATTAAACGCCGCAATAAGCAGCGTCTGGCAGATTACATCTTCAGCAAGCATGGGATTCAGGTAGATCCCGACTCGATCTTTGATGTGCAGGTGAAACGACTGCATGCCTACAAGCGCCAGCTGCTGAATGTGCTTCATATTATGCACCTGTACAATCAGCTTAAGGATAACCCTTCCATGGATATGGTGCCGCGCACCTTTATCTTTGGAGCCAAGGCCGCACCAAGCTATCACCTGGCAAAGCGGATCATCAAGCTGATTAACACAGTCGCCGATGTTGTCAACAAGGACCCGGAGATCAAGGGCAAAATCCGCATCTTTTTCCTTGAAAATTATTCGGTGTCTCTGGCGGAAAAGATTATTCCGGCTGCCGACGTCAGCGAGCAGATCTCTACAGCCAGCAAGGAAGCCTCCGGCACCGGCAACATGAAATTCATGATGAACGGTGCGCTGACCATCGGAACGATGGATGGAGCCAACGTGGAGATGCATGAAATGGTTGGGGACAACAACATGTTCCTGTTTGGCTTGCGTGCCGAGCAGGTAATGGATTATTACCAGTACGGGGGCTATCATGCACGTGATATTTACAACGGGGACGGCCGTGTAAAGGAAGTGCTGGACCAGCTGGTTACACCGGGTCCCATCTGCTGCAATACCCAGGAATTCGATACGCTGTACCAGTCGCTGATTGACAATAATGACGAGTTCTTCGTACTTAAGGACTTCGCTTCTTATGTCGAAACCCATGTCAATATTGATCTGGCCTACCGGAATCAGAAGGAATGGCTGAAGAAGTCCATCATTAACATCGGGCATTCCGGCAAGTTTTCCAGCGACAATACGATTGCCCGCTATGCATCCGAGATCTGGAATATCAGTCCGGTGCAGCTGTAG
- a CDS encoding ABC transporter ATP-binding protein: protein MEETEAPQGQELEAAGDSEQENAERETVLDVYIEEAGYEAGDRRITNISFQVQQGQLLGLIGPNGAGKSTTIKTLLGLLKHAKAQVKLGGANKSYAYVPEQPVFYEDLTLWEHLDLAAAAYGLSYETFEATAEKLLSQFGMEQVRNDLPAGFSKGMKQKMMLMLGFLVQPDIYIVDEPFIGLDPRATKDFLRLLEAERRRGAGVLMSTHVLDTAEKICDSFVLISGGRMTATGTLEDIRTQAGLPEASLFDCFDELT, encoded by the coding sequence ATGGAAGAAACGGAAGCACCGCAGGGGCAGGAGCTAGAAGCAGCCGGAGACAGTGAACAGGAGAATGCGGAGCGGGAGACTGTACTGGATGTCTATATTGAAGAAGCCGGTTATGAAGCTGGCGACAGGAGAATAACCAATATCTCCTTCCAAGTGCAGCAAGGGCAGCTGCTGGGCTTAATCGGCCCGAACGGAGCCGGGAAGAGCACCACCATTAAGACACTGCTTGGGCTGCTGAAGCATGCCAAAGCCCAGGTGAAGCTCGGCGGAGCGAACAAGTCTTATGCCTACGTGCCGGAGCAGCCGGTATTCTATGAGGATCTCACCCTGTGGGAGCATCTGGATTTGGCTGCTGCCGCGTATGGTTTGTCCTATGAGACTTTTGAGGCTACTGCAGAGAAGCTTTTGTCGCAGTTTGGCATGGAACAAGTGCGCAATGATCTTCCGGCAGGCTTCTCCAAGGGCATGAAGCAAAAAATGATGCTGATGCTGGGCTTCCTGGTCCAGCCTGACATTTATATTGTGGACGAGCCGTTCATCGGACTGGACCCGCGTGCCACCAAGGATTTCCTGCGGCTGCTGGAAGCGGAGCGCAGGCGCGGAGCCGGGGTGCTGATGTCCACGCACGTGCTGGACACCGCCGAGAAGATCTGTGACAGCTTTGTGCTGATCTCTGGAGGGAGAATGACAGCTACGGGTACACTGGAAGACATCCGCACCCAGGCGGGATTGCCGGAGGCGTCGTTGTTTGATTGCTTCGATGAATTGACATGA
- a CDS encoding NAD(P)/FAD-dependent oxidoreductase produces MSGKYDVIIIGGGPSGLMASVAAAEHGAAVLLVDKGTKLGRKLGISGGGRCNVTNVKETAELISHIPGNGRFLYSAFDHFNNLDIIEFFENLGIALKEEDNGRMFPVSDKASSVVSALISKVRSLGVQMITDSPVAEVLYRNGSVEGVRLATGKTLSASAVVIATGGKSVPQTGSTGDGYPWAEAAGHTITELFPTEVPILSREEWIKSGELQGLSLRDVTLTVWNPKGKRVIAHRGDMIFTHFGLSGPIALRCSQFLRQVQRKSGTDTVELSIDLFPALNPQEMEEQLQNKLGLEPKKAIRNSLKGLLPERMIPLLLSKAGLDGDTTGHHLPKSGQQTLAALLKRMPVQVYGTRSLEEAFVTGGGVNLKEIDPRTMESKLMPGLFFCGEILDIHGYTGGYNITAAFSTGYTAGKHAAEQHRN; encoded by the coding sequence ATGAGCGGCAAATATGATGTAATTATTATCGGAGGCGGACCTTCCGGTCTTATGGCCAGTGTAGCAGCAGCGGAGCATGGAGCTGCAGTTCTGCTGGTGGACAAAGGTACTAAGCTTGGCCGGAAGCTCGGAATTTCCGGCGGCGGCCGCTGTAATGTGACCAATGTCAAGGAAACCGCTGAACTGATATCCCATATTCCCGGCAACGGGCGCTTTTTGTACAGCGCGTTTGATCATTTCAACAATCTGGATATTATCGAGTTTTTTGAGAATCTTGGCATAGCTCTGAAGGAAGAAGACAATGGACGGATGTTTCCCGTGTCTGATAAGGCCTCCAGTGTCGTTTCCGCGCTCATCAGCAAAGTGCGCAGTCTGGGCGTGCAGATGATCACGGACAGCCCGGTGGCGGAGGTTCTCTATCGAAATGGCAGTGTGGAAGGCGTCCGGTTGGCTACAGGCAAAACACTAAGCGCCAGCGCCGTAGTCATTGCCACCGGCGGCAAATCGGTTCCTCAGACTGGCTCTACCGGGGATGGCTATCCATGGGCTGAAGCCGCCGGACACACAATTACGGAGCTGTTCCCCACGGAAGTGCCCATCCTGTCGCGGGAGGAGTGGATCAAGTCAGGCGAGCTGCAGGGCTTGTCCCTGCGGGATGTGACGCTCACGGTCTGGAATCCCAAAGGCAAGCGGGTGATTGCCCACCGGGGCGATATGATCTTCACCCATTTTGGACTCTCCGGGCCGATTGCACTGCGCTGCAGCCAATTCCTGCGCCAGGTCCAGCGCAAATCCGGAACCGATACCGTAGAGCTGTCCATTGACCTTTTTCCCGCCCTGAACCCGCAGGAGATGGAAGAACAGCTGCAGAATAAGCTGGGGCTGGAGCCGAAGAAGGCGATCCGCAACTCCCTGAAGGGATTGCTGCCGGAGCGGATGATTCCGCTGCTGCTGTCCAAGGCGGGACTGGATGGTGACACCACCGGACATCATCTGCCAAAAAGCGGGCAGCAGACGCTCGCGGCACTTCTAAAGCGGATGCCGGTCCAGGTCTATGGCACCCGCTCCCTGGAGGAAGCCTTCGTCACCGGCGGTGGCGTCAACCTGAAGGAAATTGACCCCCGGACAATGGAATCCAAGCTGATGCCCGGCCTGTTCTTCTGCGGTGAAATACTCGATATTCACGGCTATACCGGCGGATACAATATTACCGCAGCCTTCTCCACAGGATATACAGCGGGCAAACATGCGGCTGAGCAGCACCGGAATTAA